Within Pantoea alfalfae, the genomic segment GAAAAGCCAATGGCAGTGACGCTGGAGGAGGCCGATCGCGCTATCGCGGCGGCAAAACAGGCCGGCGTGGTGTTACAGGTAGGCTTTAATCGCCGCTTTGATTCCGGCTTTGCTGCGGCGATTGCGGCGGTGAAAAACGGCGAGAATGGTACGACGCAGCTCAGCCGATCGGTAACCCGTGACCCGGGCCTGAACGATCCCGCCCCGATTCCGCAGTGGACAATTTTCCTTGAAACCCTCATTCACGATTTTGACACCCTGCTGCACTTCAATCACGGCGCGAAGCCGGTTGAAGTCTATGCGCTGGCCGATGCACTGGTGCGGCCAGACTTTAAAGATAAAGGCCTGCTGGATACCTCGGTTGTCACTATTCGCTTCGACAACGGCGCCATCGCGATTGCTGAGGCAAACTTTCAGGCGGTGTACGGCTACGACGTGCGTGGCGAGGTCTTCGGCAGCAAAGGCATGCTTCAGGCGGGCCACATCAATGCCAATCACTGCGTGCGTTATACCGCCAGCGGAATTTCGGTCGATACGTCAAGACTGGATTCAGATCTGCTGCGCGAAGCGTACGTGGCAGAAATGAGTGAGTTTGCTCACTGTATCCGCAGCGGTGAAACGCCCCGCGCCACCGGCGAAGACGCGCGAAACGCGCTGGAAATCGCGCTGGCCTGTATCGAATCTGTGCAGCGCAACCTGCCGGTTAAGCTGGGAGCTCGCTGATGGCCGTTTATCAACTTTCCGTATGCGCTGAAATGGTATTTCTGGAACTGCCGTTTGTTGAGCGCGTAAAACGCATTCACGAACTGGGTTTTGGCGTCGAAATCTGGGGATGGGCCAGCAAGGATATCGATGCGCTGGTCGCGACCGGTGCGCGCTTTACCTCTATGACCGGTTATCTGAGCGGTAATCTGACGGATGAGACGGAAATCCAGCAACTGCTGCAAAGCGCTGAAGCGTCGCTGGCCGTAGCTGCACGTCTCGGCTGTCCGGTACTGAATCTGCATGGCACCGGGCTTGACGATCGCGGTCTGCCGGTAAAACCCGTGACAACGGTAACCGGCGCAATGTGGCTGAAGGCCGCCGATACGCTGCGGCAGGTTGCGCTTCTTGGCGAACGAGCCGGACGGGTTTTCACACTCGAGAACCTTAACCTGCCGGTCGATCATCCAGGCACACCCTTTGCCCTGGCGTCTGAGACGCTGGCGCTGGTCGAGGCGATCAATAGCCCGGCGCTGAAGATGAATCTGGATCTCTACCATGCGCAAATTGGCGAAGGCAATCTGATTGAACTGCTGCGGCGCTGCGGTTCCGCCATCGGAGAAATTCAGGTTGCCGATGTACCTGGCCGCCAGCAGCCGGGCACCGGGGAGATCAATTACCGTGCTATCGCCCGAACGCTGCAGGAGATGGGTTACAGCGGCACAGTGGCTATGGAGGGCTGGGCCAGCGGCGATAGTACAGCGGCTATCCAGCAGTTCCGCGATCACTTTACGTTGTAAGCGCAGTGCGTCGGATATCTGCCTGTTGCCCGACGCAAAATAAAGTTAATGAAAACAATAACAACCTCAACCCTACAGGAACACACTATGAACATCAGAAACCTCCTTCTTTGCCTATGCGTCCTGCTGTTTAGTGTCAGTGGCAACGCCAAAACCCTTACCGTTGGCGTCGCACTGGCTAACTTCGACCTTAACTTTGTCTCTATACTTCGTACCCGCATGCAACAGGAGCTGAAAGCCAGCCAGCTCAACAGCCAGTTTGTCGATGCCAAAGGTGATGTCGCGCTGCAGGTGCAGCAGGTAGATGACTTTATCAACCAGGGCGTAGACGCCATTATTCTTAATCCGGTCGATACCCAGGGCGTCTTGCCGATGATTAATGCGGCAAAAAAGGCCGGTATTCCGCTGGTTTTTGTGAACCGAAAACCGGAAGTGAAATTGCCCGAAAACATGGCGTATGTCGGCTCTGATTCGGCGCTGGGCGGCGAAATGCAGATGGAAGCACTGGCAAAAAAAATGAACTACAAAGGCAATGTGGCCATTCTTATGGGGGCGCTGTCGAATGAAGAGGCTCGGGAACGTACCCGCGCGGTAGAAGCCGTTATCAGCAAATATAAGAACATGAAAGTCATTGAGAAGCAGACGGCGAAATGGCAGCGCAATGAAGCGGTAGATGTCGTGTCAGGCTGGCTGCTGAATCAGCGTCCGATTGATGCCATCGCCGCAAATAACGATGAGATGGCAATCGGTGCCATCATGGCGTTAAACCAGGCGAAGAATGAAAAAATTCTCGTGGCCGGTATCGACGGAACACCGGACGGTCAGCAGTTCATTAAAAACGGCAAGATGGCGCTGACTATTTTTCAGGATGCCAGAGGACAGGCCACAGGTGCGGTCCAGGTGACCAAAGCGCTGCTGGATAAGAAGAAAGTTGAGACGCTTAACTGGGTGCCTTATCAGCTTATTACACCCGAAAATTACCTGACGTTTTCTGCTGAGCATGCCGGGTAGTTTTTCATCCAACGTAGCTGTACACCTTTGGTGCTGACGAGAACTTAATCACTCTTTATAACCAAAAATCATGATGCGCGCGAGTTCAGAACGCTTTCAGTAAAATGGGGGAAAACGGATTGTAATAAGCGCGCATATAGTCTTTGTTTGCGGTTCCCGTGTTTATTTGCACTTATTTATCTCTGATAGCGTTGCTGATCAGATTTGGTCCTCTATGAATATTTCCCACAGTGCTTCAACAGCCCAGGACATTCTTGCCGCGTGTCTGAACAGCCTGAGCTCCAGGGGAACTCAACGCGCGCGCTCCTTATTAGCCTGATTTACAATCCCACCAGCGTAATATGTTTTTTCAGTGTCAGCGCTTTATATAACGCGTTCGCCAGGCTGCCTGACGCTATTTCAGGGTGAGCACCGTCTGAATCGGTCCAGAATGATTTAATACGCAGTAGGGTATTAATGCTGGTGACGCGCTCCATCTCAAGCACAGCCAGCACAGGGTAGCGCATTTCGCCAAGTTGCTCTGTTGTATCTGCCTCGATCACCGCGGCGCGGGACGCCTGACTATCAAAGATAACGTGGCATCGTGCGCCGTTCAGGTTGAGTATGTCGATAACTTCGTAAAGGCACTCAACAGCCTCTGCACTGTAGGTTGCGGGTACGTTAAACATAGCAAATCCCTCTGACGCAAAATGTCGTGAGCAGCCAGCATAGGCGAACTCTAATGAGAGGAGAAGTTACTGTTTTTGCATGAGAAATGTAGAGTTCTAAGGTTACGGTAACGCGCGTTATTTTTACTCTTATTTACGCTGGTACTAAAGTTAAGCGAGGCGCAAGCGGGTCATGGCGGCAGGGCGCGGATTTGACTTAAAGAAACATTCGCACAGGGCGGGCTAATCGTTCCAGTGCGGAGTGTATTTATGGCGGCACGCAGCGCGTCAGCTGCATGCTTTCGCCATTTTACAGGATGAACATCAGGTTAAGTTTAAGATTTATCGCTGTGTTAAATCATAAACTTCTTATATCCGCAGCGCTGAATGTTAAAGGCGTAATGAACTAAAAAGCCTGATTAGCCTTAGGGATTAACGGGATATTCATACGCATGAATTTGCTCAGTGGGTCTGCAGGACAAGAGGAAATCGAATGCTGAGCGCTGCAGGCAATATGTCAGCGGCAGGCACTCTTAACCACAGGCTATCTCTGTGGCACGTAGCTGATCCTGCGTTGCGTTTGAGGCAGATTGGTCCTTATCAGCCTGTATCATTAAGCCGTGTGGCCTGTCATAACGCGCCAGTAATCGCTTAATAAACATCTAATAAATAACTGGTATAGTGACGCAAAAAAATAGTGACGGAAGTTTATCTATGCTGAAGAAATACCGGGGTTCGCAAATTCTTTTCCACTGGCTGACGGTCTTACTGATTATCGTCGCCTATGCCACCATCGAACTGCGCTGGATGGCAGAGAAGGGAACCTGGCAGCGAAATGCAGTGATGATCACCCACTTTTCCGCAGGCTTCTGTGTCATGATCCTGATGATAGCCCGCCTCTGGCTGCGTACCCGTGCTGTAACGCCGCCGATTACGCCGCCCGTGGCACGCTGGCAGATCGGTCTTTCACATCTGGTGCACACACTGATTTATGCGCTGTTTGTGGTCTTACCGATTCTCGGGCTGAGCTCGCGTTACCTGCGTGGCAAAGAGTGGGCCCTGTTTGGGATCAATATGCCTGTGGCGACATCGCCCGATCCCGCCACGGCCAGTATGCTGATTGGCTGGCACGAGACTCTTGCCCCGCTGGGATACTGGTTAATCGGTCTGCATGCGCTGGCGGCGCTGTTCCATCACTATTTTCTGAAAGATGACACGCTGCGCAGGATGATGCCGTAACTGCGTCTGCTGACATCCCGGAGCGGGACGATTGTAAACGGTCCGGCACTCAGGTGTCGGATGAACAGGAATATTGAGAACAATCAGGCTCTGGCTGATATCGAAATATGCTATCACGGCTTTTATGGTCGTGCTGATTTCAGAAGCGGCTAAACGTAGCGATCGCCTGGGCGGCTTACTTGCGGCCTGACCTCTGGTTACCGTGCTGGTGCTTATCTGGATGAAGGTAGAAGGACAGACCCAGGCAAAAATTAGTGCTCATGCCTGGTACACCTTCTTGTATGTGGTGCCGATACTGCCCATGTTTATTCTGTTCCCTTTTCTCTATCAGCGCACCGGCTTCTGGCTGACGCTGCTCATCTCCTGCGCTATCACTCTCCTGCTTTTCGCACTCTGGGCTTTGCTTCTGAAACGCTGTGGTATCGTGCTGATGTAGCGCTAAAGCCGCTAAGGTAAGCAAGTCGTCCTTATTCCATGCAAGCTGGCTAAAAACCGCCTCAGAGGGCGGTTAAAAGCATCTTACCGTGCGCTAAGCGGGCCGGACTCTGGCCTTTGTTGGATGCCCGTCACGCCCGTCATCATGGGTGTGGTCCGGGTCAGGCTCAATGATAACAATATAATCTTTGCCAACCCCGTCACGCGTTAACGTCACTAAATCGCCGGCAACAGGTTTGGAATCAAAATCATGTTCCTCTTCGACGCCAGTATCTTCAAATATCACACCGAATTTCATATTTCCGTCCTCTTTATGATGAGTCGCGCCGTTAACTCGGTTTTATGCTGACGCTTACCTATTGAATTCTAGCCTGGACTGAAAATGCCACTGAGCTCATTGGATTAGCGTGTCGCGATCTGGAATGTAAAAACGGGCGGGAGTCAGGAGACGCAAGGCCACCCGACGGTCACGTTCTGCCGTCATTAATGCCAGGGGCTTCGCGATTTTTCACTGTGGCTGGTTTGCCTGACTCTCTTTATGATGGATTTTCCCGGGTGATTATCGGGAACGATCAATGACTTAGGGAAGTACTCTTGCTATGACCTTATTAAATGACCTCGATCTGCGTCAGCTGGAAGCCTTCCCGGCCGTAATTTCTGCGGACAGCGTCACTGCGGCGGCCAAAGCACGGAACCGCTCGCAGCCCGCCGTCTCTCGCCTGATTCAGGAATTAGAGCAGTCGCTGGGTTATCCGCTGTTTATTCGCAATGGCCCGCGTATCCATCCGTCAGAAGAGGCGTTGCAACTGCATCAGTATGTGCAGAAAGCGCGGCTGTCATTGCACCAGATTCGCTTACGCGCACAGGCGATCGCGCATCAGCAGCATCGTCCACTCAGCATTGCTGCGACGCCCGCACTGGCTGCTGGTTTATTGCCGCAGGCACTGGCTGCGCTGAATGTGCAGAATAAAGTGCAAATCATCAGTGAATCCGCCGTACAGACGGCGCATGCGGTGATCACCGCAGAGGCTGTCATCAGATTATGCAGCTCGCTGCTGGAGCATCACGCGGTCGGATGCCGGCATCAAACTGCTGCCACAATATCCGTCAGCGAATAATCGACACTCAGTTCTATCTGAATGTCCGGAAAGCGTTTCAGCAGAGGCTTTAGTCGGGGCCAGAGAATGGAATCAATAGCGTGATCGTGCGCGGTCAGGATTTCAGCTGTCATTGTTGCATGCCCTGCACATAAGCATTCAGTTTTACCTGGCTTATCAACCAATCCTGCCAGGCCTACACTTAAAAAGTGCCGGGCGTGATGTCCGCGTCCGGCTTTTCCAGCTCTGGAAAACGGAGCCTGCATGAAGAGACTTGCCAATGCTGCAGTGTCCCTGGCACTGTCTGTTTCAGTCACCTACGCAAAGGAGATCACCCCGATGATTACGATTATGCAAAGCGGAGCAAAACCCTCCGTAAAAGGTTCGCCAGACTATTTCACCGGAACGGTTCGTATCGATTCCCCTTTTCAGGGCACTGAGCCTGCGCGTATCGGCGGGGCTACCGTGACGTTCGAGCCTTCTGCCCGCACGGCCTGGCATACGCATCCGCTTGGTCAGACGCTGATCGTGACGGCTGGTGCTGGCCTGGTGCAGGAGTGGGGTGGTCCCGTGCGTGAAATCCGGCCCGGCGACGTGGTGTGGATACCGACCGGCGTTAAGCACTGGCACGGGGCCGCACCGGAGACTGCCATGACCCATATTGCCATCGCCGAAGCCCAGGACGGCAAGGTCGTTGACTGGATGGAGCAGGTCACGGATGAGCACTACGCCTCAGCAGACAGGTCATGAACGTAACCTGATGAAACGGGGTCTCTGCTCCGTTGTCGTGCTGTGCGCTGCGCTTGCTGGAAAGGCGGTCAGCGGCCCCCTGTTCGGGTTTGCTCCGGCTGCCGACGCGTATCTGAAGACGTATCTTTTCGGTGATATTTTCAATCGCAACAACCTGGACTGGAAAAGCCGCGAGCTGGCTACCATAGGGATGCTGGCCGCCATGTCCGGCACTGAGCCGCAGCTGAAAGCGCACCTGAATATGAGCATGAATGTCGGAGTCACGCCGTCTCAGCTTGCTGAACTGGTGGCTTTCTTTATGGAGAATGACGAGCAGGCAAGCGCTGACCGGCTGCAGGCCGCTCTCGATTCAGTCCCTGCCGGTTAAGTTCTTCCGTGTTACAGACATTTTGTTTTTGTCCGGATCCCCGGCCGGAAAGTGTTACAGGCGGTGTTACGCAGGCCAAAAGAACTGCTGATCGTGAAGGATGCAACGCATGTCGATTTATACGATCGTATGGGTAAAATTCCATTTGCGAAGATGACCGACTTCTTCAATCAATACCTGAGTTAGTAATCAGTGAGGCATGCAGTGTCTGCATGCCTTCACCACCGGGAATTAGCATCAACACCGGTCTCTTTTCTGCCCTCTGAAAAGGTCCTGCCGACAGTTACGGCAAAAACATGCAGCCTGACATGACAACGATGACCTTACGGATAACGGGCAAGGCACCCTGTCGGGTTAAGGACAGAGATGTGATCAGTGCTAATTTGAGCATGTCTCACTCAGGAATATCAGCTAATACGCTGACTCTGCTCACGGCGATACTTATGATAATCCTCGTCGCATTCAGCTGAGCAAAAAGCCGTTTCGGCCACGACAGCTTCATCTTTGCACCAGACGCATAAACCGTTGGGACTTATAAGTTTGGTCTTACGGGCTGCCAGAGAAGCGGCGAGATGCGCTTCTTCGCGCTCCTGGGCCAGATCAACATCATCCATAAAATTTCAGAGCCTCATCAACTTTCAAGGATTAAAACACAAACCGTTATGTACAGAGAACGCGTTTGTGTAAACGAATACGTAATTATACAGCAAATCAGACTCATACTTAATCACAGCGCTATATTTCCAACATCTTACACTGACTTTCAGAATTATCAGGAAACAGTACGCCTGAGCCCGCCATTTCTTACTTACTTCCATTAGAGGAAAATATTAATAGCTTCTGCTGAGCCAGCTGGCTTCACAGAAATAATGTTTCAGAGATGACTGTTAAAGCATTCAGTATTTTATTTGCGAGTTGACTCACTGATTCCGGATTATTAATTGTTGTGTAACTATGCAAATAGCCTGAAAGAGTCGCTTAAAAAGCGCGTCAGAGACAACGTTATAATTTATTGATCTCAGCATCAGGTGACGACTGTCTGCATAACACTTTGCGCTGACCTGTTTGACACTTTTCATGATTCAGCATTGAACCCACACCGGTACATTAAAAGTGTAAGAATTAATGCTTAGTGCAGGATTTTCACCTGATTTTAACTACAGTTGTTATCACTCCGATTAAACCACCATGGTTTTACGATGCCGACATCTTTAACCTCCACGCTTTATGCTCGTTTGAGACTGCTGATCTCCATCACTGCCGGACTGATCTGTTATTTTCTGCTCTCTGATCATCCCGGGCAGATGCAGCGGTTACTGATTAGCTGGAATGTCTGGGCCTGGCTCTATCTTGGTATTCTCTGGTTTCGCATGCTGCGTACCGATGCAACGGGCATCAGGCGCATTGCTCAACAGCAGGATCAGAGTGCTGCACTGGTGCTGGGCATTGTGATCGTGGCCTGTATCGTCAGCATTGTGGCCATACTGAGTGAACTCCCCACGCTTAAAGGTCTCACCGGCACGCCGAGACTGCTGCATTTATTGCTGACGGCACTGACGCTGATTGCATCCTGGGCCATGTTACCCAGCGCCTTTGCGATGCATTATGCCCATCAGCACTATCTTTACCGGGATAACAGCGTGAGTCCGCTGAGATTTCCGGATAAAACAAAAAATCCTGGCTACTGGGATTTTCTCTACTTTTCATTCACCATTGCGGTTGCCTCGCAAACGGCGGACGTCGCCACCGGAACAACAGAGATGCGTAAGCTGACGTTATTGCAGTCTGTTATCTCATTTATTTTTAACCTGGCTATTTTGGGTTTATCGGTCAATGTCGGTGCCAGTTTGCTTAATTAGGCTGTTGTCATCAATCGACAGCCGGGCAACGTTTATCCGACGTGAGCTTCTGAAATAATCTGGTCACCTGTCGTGATTATAACAATGTGTAATAAGGTGTTAGCTGCCTCTTCACCAGACACCCGCTGCCGTGTAAGTTCGTGGGTGATTTACGCTATTGGCCCCCAAATCCGATAAGGAGAAATAGAGTGAAAGCCACCGCCATGATCACTACAAGCCTGTTAATGCTGATGAGCAGTGCTCACGCTAAAGGTCTGACGACATCAGCAGAAGGTAACAAGCTTTCCGTCAGCTTTGGTCAGCCCACCATCAAACAGGTTCTGCACTATCGAAAAATGTATGACAAAAAACCATTTCCGGATGCGGAGATTTATTACTACGATAACGGCACCTATAAGATCATTTCTCAGGGTGAAAACCATTACGGCGTTTATGTCATGCAGGGCAGGTTTGAGGATGAAACCTTCACCGTACGCTTTATCTCACTGCCTTCATCCGACTGGGGCAATAAAACGGCCTTTCACCAGTTAACCTTTATCAGAAATGAAAAGCAGAACGTTTTTATTCAGAACGCGATTGTGGATACCGGCGAGGCTATCGCGCAGCAGAACGGCACCTATACGCAGGAAAAAAACAGCGTAACCAATCCGGTTTCAACAAGCTGGGAAAAAAAATAAGTCTCGCCTGGCATGTCTGTCACGCTTGCAGTTTTGACCGGCTGCAACATGGCCGGTCACAATTGTTCTCAAAAGATGAACAGCCGCAGCGTAATGCCCTATGCTTTTCCTCTCAGTAGATGCCCCTGATGCGCTATTCCGGTTGTGTTTAAGGGCAGGGAAGTACACTACCGGTAATCAGTCTGTGAGTCATAACGCCCGCTTTTTACGGATACTAAACTCCAGTCATTCTGAATTTTGTCAGGCCCCGAGGCGTAAATATGGACAGAGCTTTGCCCCTGCTGGCTGTGCAGGATGTGACTTTTTCGGTCGGGGACCGCCAGTTACTGCGACCGGTATCTTTGCAGTTAAATCAGGGCGGTTATGTGTTACTGACCGGTCCATCCGGCAGCGGAAAAAGCACGCTTCTGAAAATCCTTGCTTCACTTATTACCCCAACGACAGGTCAAATCCTTTTCAGGAACAGTGACATCACCACGCTAAAAGCCGAGACCTATCGTCAGCAGGTTTCGTACTGTTTTCAGACGCCACAACTGTTCGGCCAGACGGTTTATGACAATCTTGCGCTGCCCTGGGAGATTCGCCGTCAGAATCCACAGCGGGACAAGCTCGTTGCTGCGCTGGAAAGCGTTAAACTTTCTCCTGACATGCTGGAAAAATCGGTTGAACAACTTTCAGGCGGAGAAAAACAGCGTGTCGGACTGCTCCGCAATCTGCAGTTTATGCCTGACGTACTGTTACTGGATGAAGTGACCAGCGCCCTTGATGAGGAGAACAGGCTGGCTGTACTTTCACTGATTAACCGGATCGTAGCTGAAGAAAAGGTGGCTGTGGTACGGATCAGTCATGATGTCAGCGATATTCAGCAGGCCGGGCACGTGCTGCGCCTTGAACCGTCAGAGAAGGAAAACGAGCGTGAATCAGCATAATATCAGTGACACTTCGCTGTTGCTGTCACTGACGCTGGTCGTCATCGCGCTGTTGATCAGCCAGAAAGAAAAACTTGGCATGGGCAAAGATATTGTCTGGAGTGTTTGTCGGGCGATTGTTCAGCTGGTCATCGTCGGCTTTGTGCTGAAGTCGATTTTTGATGTCAATAACCGCTGGCTGACAGTATTGATGGTGCTGTTTATCTGCGTGAATGCCGCGATTAACGCCCGCAAACGCAGTCAGAATATTGATAACGCGTTTGCGATAGCGCTTGTTTCAATCTTCAGCGGCACCGTCATAACACTGACGATTCTGGTACT encodes:
- a CDS encoding Gfo/Idh/MocA family oxidoreductase, translated to MNHQTVRVGLIGAGRMGSFHAENLAWRVPGATLAAVADPFPGAAEKLASRLGVSKAYSDLHALLQDDEIDAIAIAAPARTHTEWVIAAANAGKHVFCEKPMAVTLEEADRAIAAAKQAGVVLQVGFNRRFDSGFAAAIAAVKNGENGTTQLSRSVTRDPGLNDPAPIPQWTIFLETLIHDFDTLLHFNHGAKPVEVYALADALVRPDFKDKGLLDTSVVTIRFDNGAIAIAEANFQAVYGYDVRGEVFGSKGMLQAGHINANHCVRYTASGISVDTSRLDSDLLREAYVAEMSEFAHCIRSGETPRATGEDARNALEIALACIESVQRNLPVKLGAR
- a CDS encoding TIM barrel protein, encoding MAVYQLSVCAEMVFLELPFVERVKRIHELGFGVEIWGWASKDIDALVATGARFTSMTGYLSGNLTDETEIQQLLQSAEASLAVAARLGCPVLNLHGTGLDDRGLPVKPVTTVTGAMWLKAADTLRQVALLGERAGRVFTLENLNLPVDHPGTPFALASETLALVEAINSPALKMNLDLYHAQIGEGNLIELLRRCGSAIGEIQVADVPGRQQPGTGEINYRAIARTLQEMGYSGTVAMEGWASGDSTAAIQQFRDHFTL
- a CDS encoding substrate-binding domain-containing protein, whose translation is MNIRNLLLCLCVLLFSVSGNAKTLTVGVALANFDLNFVSILRTRMQQELKASQLNSQFVDAKGDVALQVQQVDDFINQGVDAIILNPVDTQGVLPMINAAKKAGIPLVFVNRKPEVKLPENMAYVGSDSALGGEMQMEALAKKMNYKGNVAILMGALSNEEARERTRAVEAVISKYKNMKVIEKQTAKWQRNEAVDVVSGWLLNQRPIDAIAANNDEMAIGAIMALNQAKNEKILVAGIDGTPDGQQFIKNGKMALTIFQDARGQATGAVQVTKALLDKKKVETLNWVPYQLITPENYLTFSAEHAG
- the cybB gene encoding cytochrome b561; protein product: MLKKYRGSQILFHWLTVLLIIVAYATIELRWMAEKGTWQRNAVMITHFSAGFCVMILMIARLWLRTRAVTPPITPPVARWQIGLSHLVHTLIYALFVVLPILGLSSRYLRGKEWALFGINMPVATSPDPATASMLIGWHETLAPLGYWLIGLHALAALFHHYFLKDDTLRRMMP
- a CDS encoding (R)-mandelonitrile lyase; amino-acid sequence: MKRLANAAVSLALSVSVTYAKEITPMITIMQSGAKPSVKGSPDYFTGTVRIDSPFQGTEPARIGGATVTFEPSARTAWHTHPLGQTLIVTAGAGLVQEWGGPVREIRPGDVVWIPTGVKHWHGAAPETAMTHIAIAEAQDGKVVDWMEQVTDEHYASADRS
- a CDS encoding carboxymuconolactone decarboxylase family protein, whose product is MKRGLCSVVVLCAALAGKAVSGPLFGFAPAADAYLKTYLFGDIFNRNNLDWKSRELATIGMLAAMSGTEPQLKAHLNMSMNVGVTPSQLAELVAFFMENDEQASADRLQAALDSVPAG
- a CDS encoding DUF1345 domain-containing protein gives rise to the protein MPTSLTSTLYARLRLLISITAGLICYFLLSDHPGQMQRLLISWNVWAWLYLGILWFRMLRTDATGIRRIAQQQDQSAALVLGIVIVACIVSIVAILSELPTLKGLTGTPRLLHLLLTALTLIASWAMLPSAFAMHYAHQHYLYRDNSVSPLRFPDKTKNPGYWDFLYFSFTIAVASQTADVATGTTEMRKLTLLQSVISFIFNLAILGLSVNVGASLLN
- the fetA gene encoding iron efflux ABC transporter ATP-binding subunit FetA gives rise to the protein MDRALPLLAVQDVTFSVGDRQLLRPVSLQLNQGGYVLLTGPSGSGKSTLLKILASLITPTTGQILFRNSDITTLKAETYRQQVSYCFQTPQLFGQTVYDNLALPWEIRRQNPQRDKLVAALESVKLSPDMLEKSVEQLSGGEKQRVGLLRNLQFMPDVLLLDEVTSALDEENRLAVLSLINRIVAEEKVAVVRISHDVSDIQQAGHVLRLEPSEKENERESA